A single window of uncultured Pseudodesulfovibrio sp. DNA harbors:
- a CDS encoding DMT family transporter: protein MTNHTGVVMKWMYVLFALLAGAMMPVQAGINLRLKGSLGDPIWAATASFAVGTLVLLAYAFATKAPIPSIGMAASARYGHGQAAHWARSLYSPSSFWRANWARRP from the coding sequence ATGACAAACCACACTGGAGTCGTCATGAAATGGATGTATGTCTTATTCGCTTTGCTGGCCGGAGCTATGATGCCGGTACAGGCAGGAATCAATCTGCGACTGAAAGGATCACTGGGAGACCCCATCTGGGCAGCCACGGCCTCATTCGCCGTCGGCACATTGGTCCTGCTCGCATACGCGTTTGCCACCAAAGCCCCCATCCCCTCCATCGGCATGGCAGCATCCGCCCGATATGGGCATGGACAGGCGGCGCACTGGGCGCGTTCTTTGTATTCGCCATCATCATTCTGGCGGGCAAACTGGGCGCGGCGACCATGA
- a CDS encoding UbiA-like polyprenyltransferase, with the protein MKLVKDLGTVCRMIKIEHSIFALPFAYMGAFLAADGWPGFYNLAVLTVAMVAVRSFAMAFNRYADLDIDRENPRTQKRELVTGELSTAFTLMFIVGTAVVFIVACAMMNPLCLKLSPVALIMSASYSFCKRFTYWCHFALGSVLGLAPVAGWLCVEPTVTLPAVLLFCGVTMWVAGFDLLYACQDADFDRERNLFSIPARLGVPAALGISTLSHATTAAFFLLAGWAAGLGVIYFITASAMGLILMAEHLLVKPDDMSRVNVAFFTMNGVISVALFAGTVIDLMARS; encoded by the coding sequence ATGAAACTCGTCAAAGACCTCGGCACGGTGTGCCGGATGATCAAAATTGAACACTCGATCTTTGCCCTGCCTTTTGCATATATGGGCGCATTTCTGGCCGCAGACGGCTGGCCGGGATTCTACAATTTGGCTGTACTGACCGTGGCAATGGTCGCAGTCCGCTCATTCGCCATGGCCTTCAACAGATATGCGGACCTCGACATCGACCGCGAAAATCCACGCACTCAGAAACGAGAACTGGTCACAGGCGAACTCTCAACCGCCTTCACCTTGATGTTCATTGTGGGAACCGCCGTGGTCTTCATTGTTGCCTGCGCCATGATGAACCCTCTATGCCTCAAACTGTCGCCGGTTGCCCTGATCATGTCCGCCTCATACAGCTTCTGCAAACGGTTCACCTACTGGTGCCACTTCGCACTCGGTTCGGTACTGGGATTGGCTCCGGTTGCTGGCTGGTTGTGTGTAGAACCAACCGTGACTCTGCCAGCAGTCCTGCTCTTTTGCGGTGTAACCATGTGGGTCGCAGGTTTTGACCTGTTATATGCCTGTCAGGATGCAGACTTTGACCGCGAACGAAACCTGTTTTCCATCCCGGCCAGACTGGGTGTGCCTGCCGCACTCGGCATCTCCACTTTGAGTCATGCGACCACCGCAGCATTCTTCCTGCTTGCAGGCTGGGCCGCAGGCCTTGGCGTCATCTACTTCATCACAGCCTCGGCAATGGGGCTTATTCTCATGGCCGAACACCTGCTCGTCAAACCCGACGACATGAGTCGTGTGAACGTCGCCTTCTTCACCATGAACGGCGTTATTTCCGTGGCCTTGTTTGCAGGAACAGTTATCGACCTGATGGCCCGAAGCTAA
- a CDS encoding DMT family transporter: protein MRPIWAWTGGALGAFFVFAIIILAGKLGAATMMAWLLAGQFIAALILDHYGLISFNVHTVSWQRIAGVFLLIIGATLINRY from the coding sequence ATCCGCCCGATATGGGCATGGACAGGCGGCGCACTGGGCGCGTTCTTTGTATTCGCCATCATCATTCTGGCGGGCAAACTGGGCGCGGCGACCATGATGGCATGGCTTCTGGCCGGACAGTTCATCGCCGCCTTGATCCTTGACCACTACGGATTAATAAGCTTTAACGTACACACCGTTTCCTGGCAGAGAATAGCCGGCGTTTTCCTCCTCATCATCGGGGCAACGCTGATAAACAGGTATTAA
- a CDS encoding TraR/DksA C4-type zinc finger protein, protein MTKTQIKEIRMHLVQGLNTMIEPDVDEALVVENCPDDTDFASQLAQHGLNVSIHRRRVTRIREMEDALRRLAETDYGVCEECGEEIGVARLKANPAARLCVLCQSAAEEGLTRCA, encoded by the coding sequence ATGACCAAGACACAGATCAAGGAAATTCGTATGCACCTCGTACAGGGGTTGAACACCATGATAGAGCCTGACGTTGATGAAGCTCTGGTCGTGGAAAATTGTCCGGACGATACCGATTTTGCATCTCAACTGGCTCAGCATGGGTTGAATGTATCCATACATCGACGTCGTGTGACCCGAATTCGGGAGATGGAAGACGCACTTCGGCGGTTGGCAGAAACCGATTACGGCGTGTGCGAGGAATGCGGCGAAGAGATCGGCGTTGCCCGACTCAAAGCCAATCCTGCGGCTCGGTTGTGTGTTCTTTGTCAGTCTGCGGCGGAAGAAGGGCTTACACGTTGTGCTTAA